A genome region from Ctenopharyngodon idella isolate HZGC_01 chromosome 5, HZGC01, whole genome shotgun sequence includes the following:
- the pgam5 gene encoding serine/threonine-protein phosphatase PGAM5, mitochondrial isoform X2, with protein MSFRKAIRLACGFAGGSAVLVCAAVAADNHGYFGERCRFRKTLTALQAAQPAAWPTTNGWDYNWDKRDPSSMVNGKRKESAGDGGNPDGENNKPKATRYICLIRHSQYNLKGEGDKERILTPLGREQAELTGQRLAALGLKYNVLIHSSMTRATETANIISKYLPGVELVSCDLLREGAPIEPVPPVTHWKPEAVYHEDGARIEAAFRRYIHRADPKQKEDSYEIIVCHANVIRYFVCRALQFPPEGWLRMGLNNGSITWLTIRPNGRVALRSLGDSGFMPPDKLSRT; from the exons ATGTCGTTTCGGAAAGCGATCCGTCTCGCGTGCGGGTTTGCCGGCGGATCTGCGGTTCTAGTGTGCGCAGCGGTCGCGGCAGATAATCACGGTTACTTCGGAGAGCGATGCCGATTCAGAAAGACCCTGACTGCCCTGCAAGCAGCGCAGCCTGCGGCATGGCCCACTACGAACGGATGGGATTATAATTGGGACAA ACGTGACCCCTCCTCTATGGTGAACGGGAAGAGAAAGGAGAGTGCTGGTGATGGCGGAAATCCAGATGGGGAGAACAACAAACCCAAGGCCACACGCTACATCTGCCTCATCCGACACTCTCAGTACAACCTCAAGGGGGAGGGAGATAAAGAGAGGATCTTGACGCCTTTAG GACGTGAACAGGCTGAGCTTACAGGACAGAGATTAGCAGCGCTCGGACTGAAGTACAATGTGCTcatccactcctccatgaccaGAGCTACAGAGACCGCTAACATCATCAGCAAATACCTGCCAG GTGTGGAGCTTGTAAGCTGTGATTTACTGCGAGAGGGTGCACCCATAGAGCCTGTCCCGCCTGTCACTCACTGGAAACCTGAGGCAGTG TACCACGAGGACGGCGCACGGATCGAAGCAGCGTTCCGCCGGTACATCCACCGAGCTGACCCTAAGCAGAAGGAGGACAGCTACGAGATTATCGTCTGTCATGCTAATGTCATCCGCTATTTTGTGTGCAG GGCTCTGCAGTTTCCTCCAGAGGGCTGGCTGAGGATGGGCCTGAACAACGGCAGCATCACCTGGCTGACGATTCGGCCCAATGGCCGAGTGGCTCTCAGATCGCTGGGAGACTCCGGCTTTATGCCTCCAGATAAACTCAGCCGCACTTGA
- the pgam5 gene encoding serine/threonine-protein phosphatase PGAM5, mitochondrial isoform X1, whose product MSFRKAIRLACGFAGGSAVLVCAAVAADNHGYFGERCRFRKTLTALQAAQPAAWPTTNGWDYNWDKRDPSSMVNGKRKESAGDGGNPDGENNKPKATRYICLIRHSQYNLKGEGDKERILTPLGREQAELTGQRLAALGLKYNVLIHSSMTRATETANIISKYLPGVELVSCDLLREGAPIEPVPPVTHWKPEAVQYHEDGARIEAAFRRYIHRADPKQKEDSYEIIVCHANVIRYFVCRALQFPPEGWLRMGLNNGSITWLTIRPNGRVALRSLGDSGFMPPDKLSRT is encoded by the exons ATGTCGTTTCGGAAAGCGATCCGTCTCGCGTGCGGGTTTGCCGGCGGATCTGCGGTTCTAGTGTGCGCAGCGGTCGCGGCAGATAATCACGGTTACTTCGGAGAGCGATGCCGATTCAGAAAGACCCTGACTGCCCTGCAAGCAGCGCAGCCTGCGGCATGGCCCACTACGAACGGATGGGATTATAATTGGGACAA ACGTGACCCCTCCTCTATGGTGAACGGGAAGAGAAAGGAGAGTGCTGGTGATGGCGGAAATCCAGATGGGGAGAACAACAAACCCAAGGCCACACGCTACATCTGCCTCATCCGACACTCTCAGTACAACCTCAAGGGGGAGGGAGATAAAGAGAGGATCTTGACGCCTTTAG GACGTGAACAGGCTGAGCTTACAGGACAGAGATTAGCAGCGCTCGGACTGAAGTACAATGTGCTcatccactcctccatgaccaGAGCTACAGAGACCGCTAACATCATCAGCAAATACCTGCCAG GTGTGGAGCTTGTAAGCTGTGATTTACTGCGAGAGGGTGCACCCATAGAGCCTGTCCCGCCTGTCACTCACTGGAAACCTGAGGCAGTG CAGTACCACGAGGACGGCGCACGGATCGAAGCAGCGTTCCGCCGGTACATCCACCGAGCTGACCCTAAGCAGAAGGAGGACAGCTACGAGATTATCGTCTGTCATGCTAATGTCATCCGCTATTTTGTGTGCAG GGCTCTGCAGTTTCCTCCAGAGGGCTGGCTGAGGATGGGCCTGAACAACGGCAGCATCACCTGGCTGACGATTCGGCCCAATGGCCGAGTGGCTCTCAGATCGCTGGGAGACTCCGGCTTTATGCCTCCAGATAAACTCAGCCGCACTTGA